A region from the Lolium perenne isolate Kyuss_39 chromosome 4, Kyuss_2.0, whole genome shotgun sequence genome encodes:
- the LOC127296869 gene encoding IQ domain-containing protein IQM2 isoform X1: protein MGLSISYPPDDYLPEDDEDSDRLFVRSFSLDILSSLDSPESSPEYLDAVSSREHTLKGSLNARRKECHPLHVETTISVVSPKAERDCSNHKHGYGIPKYGNTDYLPPNSPVVAMVSPQHQDAALRVQKVYKSFRTRRQLADCAVLVEQRWYVTVSCAVSVTGAMMPDMCDPECRWKLLDFALLKRSSVSFFEVEKPETALSRWSRARIRAAKVGKGLSKDEKAQKLALQHWLEAIDPRHRYGHNLHYYYQSWLRCDSQQPFFYWLDIGEGKEVNLENHCPRWKLLQQCIRYLGPKEREFYEVIIENKKMMYKLSRKIVDTSDGPKDAKWIFVLSTTKDLYIGSKNKGTFQHSSFLAGGATSAAGRLVVADGILKAVWPHSGHYRPTEANFREFMKYLRKRDVDLTNVKLSPSEGEEDEWLSQRGSLTQPDLAPETSKPEKQQDTQPPRADKKKKVKIAPTTPPTTSGGETGVGSPGMKRSSSGTRLQRKRPPRLTVSKDRLGKGAAEQDAGAFGDCLDFCKENLFRSLGAEGEEVVAVAEEKIMHRINCKMAQRSYQLGQQLSLRWTTGAGPRIGCVRDYPPELQFRSLEQVSLSPRGGAGPPRLGQKSPCAPPLASSPLGAAGTPAAPPLLQHGAA from the exons ATGGGTCTGTCGATCTCATACCCACCAGATGACTACCTTCCAGAGGATGACGAGGACTCAGATAGGCTATTTGTCCGGTCCTTCAGCTTGGACATTCTCAGCAGTCTCGACAGCCCTGAATCGTCACCAGAATATCTCGATGCCGTGAGCTCTAGGGAGCATACGTTAAAAGGGTCCTTAAATGCCAGGAGAAAAGAGTGTCACCCATTACATGTCGAAACCACAATATCCGTGGTGAGTCCTAAAGCAGAGAGAGACTGTTCTAACCATAAGCACGGTTATGGCATTCCAAAATATGGGAACACAGATTACCTGCCACCAAATTCTCCGGTGGTCGCTATGGTTAGCCCACAGCACCAGGATGCAGCACTAAGGGTGCAGAAGGTATACAAGAGCTTCAGGACAAGACGGCAGCTTGCTGATTGCGCTGTTCTTGTCGAACAACGTTGGTATGTTACAGTTTCATGCGCTGTTTCTGTCACTGGTGCAATGATGCCTGATATGTGTGACCCCGAATGCAGGTGGAAACTGCTAGATTTCGCATTGCTCAAGCGCAGTTCAGTGTCATTCTTCGAGGTAGAGAAGCCGGAGACTGCCCTATCAAGATGGTCTCGTGCTAGAATAAGAGCTGCCAAG GTAGGGAAAGGTTTGTCGAAGGATGAAAAGGCTCAGAAACTCGCACTTCAGCACTGGCTAGAAGCA ATTGACCCTCGACACCGGTACGGCCACAACCTCCACTACTATTACCAAAGCTGGCTTCGCTGTGACAGCCAACAACCTTTCTTCTACTG GTTGGATATAGGTGAAGGAAAGGAGGTTAATCTTGAGAACCACTGCCCAAGATGGAAGCTGCTGCAGCAATGCATCAGGTATCTTGGCCCA AAAGAGAGGGAGTTCTATGAGGTAATAATCGAGAATAAGAAGATGATGTACAAGCTGAGCCGCAAGATTGTCGACACCTCCGACGGCCCAAAAGATGCAAAATGGATCTTTGTGTTGAGCACAACGAAAGATTTGTACATAGGCTCG AAGAACAAGGGCACATTTCAGCATTCCAGCTTCCTTGCTGGTGGAGCCACATCTGCCGCCGGGAGACTAGTCGTGGCCGACGGAATCCTAAAG GCTGTCTGGCCTCATAGCGGGCACTACAGGCCCACGGAGGCGAATTTCCGGGAGTTCATGAAGTATCTCAGGAAGAGGGACGTCGATCTCACCAATGTGAAG TTGAGCCCATCAGAAGGCGAGGAGGACGAGTGGCTCAGTCAGAGGGGTAGCCTCACCCAGCCAGACCTAGCACCGGAGACCAGCAAGCCAGAGAAGCAGCAGGACACCCAGCCCCCTCGCGCCGACAAGAAGAAGAAAGTCAAAATCGCTCCGACCACGCCACCTACCACCAGCGGCGGCGAGACGGGCGTTGGCTCGccggggatgaagagatcctcgtcGGGCACCCGGCTGCAGCGGAAGCGGCCGCCGAGGCTGACCGTGAGCAAGGACCGGCTGGGAAAGGGCGCGGCGGAGCAGGACGCCGGCGCGTTCGGGGACTGCCTGGACTTCTGCAAGGAGAACCTGTTCAGGAGCCTCGGCGCCGAGGGCGAGGAGGTTGTGGCTGTGGCGGAGGAGAAGATCATGCACCGGATCAACTGCAAGATGGCGCAGAGATCGTACCAGCTCGGGCAGCAGCTGTCGCTCCGGTGGACCACGGGCGCGGGGCCCCGGATCGGGTGCGTCCGAGACTACCCGCCGGAGCTGCAGTTCCGGTCGCTGGAGCAGGTCAGCCTGTCCCCGCGCGGCGGCGCCGGGCCGCCCAGGTTGGGGCAGAAGAGCCCGTGCGCGCCGCCCCTCGCGTCGTCGCCCCTCGGCGCGGCCGGGACCCCCGCGGCGCCGCCGCTTCTGCAGCACGGCGCGGCGTAG
- the LOC127296869 gene encoding IQ domain-containing protein IQM2 isoform X2 yields MGLSISYPPDDYLPEDDEDSDRLFVRSFSLDILSSLDSPESSPEYLDAVSSREHTLKGSLNARRKECHPLHVETTISVVSPKAERDCSNHKHGYGIPKYGNTDYLPPNSPVVAMVSPQHQDAALRVQKVYKSFRTRRQLADCAVLVEQRWWKLLDFALLKRSSVSFFEVEKPETALSRWSRARIRAAKVGKGLSKDEKAQKLALQHWLEAIDPRHRYGHNLHYYYQSWLRCDSQQPFFYWLDIGEGKEVNLENHCPRWKLLQQCIRYLGPKEREFYEVIIENKKMMYKLSRKIVDTSDGPKDAKWIFVLSTTKDLYIGSKNKGTFQHSSFLAGGATSAAGRLVVADGILKAVWPHSGHYRPTEANFREFMKYLRKRDVDLTNVKLSPSEGEEDEWLSQRGSLTQPDLAPETSKPEKQQDTQPPRADKKKKVKIAPTTPPTTSGGETGVGSPGMKRSSSGTRLQRKRPPRLTVSKDRLGKGAAEQDAGAFGDCLDFCKENLFRSLGAEGEEVVAVAEEKIMHRINCKMAQRSYQLGQQLSLRWTTGAGPRIGCVRDYPPELQFRSLEQVSLSPRGGAGPPRLGQKSPCAPPLASSPLGAAGTPAAPPLLQHGAA; encoded by the exons ATGGGTCTGTCGATCTCATACCCACCAGATGACTACCTTCCAGAGGATGACGAGGACTCAGATAGGCTATTTGTCCGGTCCTTCAGCTTGGACATTCTCAGCAGTCTCGACAGCCCTGAATCGTCACCAGAATATCTCGATGCCGTGAGCTCTAGGGAGCATACGTTAAAAGGGTCCTTAAATGCCAGGAGAAAAGAGTGTCACCCATTACATGTCGAAACCACAATATCCGTGGTGAGTCCTAAAGCAGAGAGAGACTGTTCTAACCATAAGCACGGTTATGGCATTCCAAAATATGGGAACACAGATTACCTGCCACCAAATTCTCCGGTGGTCGCTATGGTTAGCCCACAGCACCAGGATGCAGCACTAAGGGTGCAGAAGGTATACAAGAGCTTCAGGACAAGACGGCAGCTTGCTGATTGCGCTGTTCTTGTCGAACAACGTTG GTGGAAACTGCTAGATTTCGCATTGCTCAAGCGCAGTTCAGTGTCATTCTTCGAGGTAGAGAAGCCGGAGACTGCCCTATCAAGATGGTCTCGTGCTAGAATAAGAGCTGCCAAG GTAGGGAAAGGTTTGTCGAAGGATGAAAAGGCTCAGAAACTCGCACTTCAGCACTGGCTAGAAGCA ATTGACCCTCGACACCGGTACGGCCACAACCTCCACTACTATTACCAAAGCTGGCTTCGCTGTGACAGCCAACAACCTTTCTTCTACTG GTTGGATATAGGTGAAGGAAAGGAGGTTAATCTTGAGAACCACTGCCCAAGATGGAAGCTGCTGCAGCAATGCATCAGGTATCTTGGCCCA AAAGAGAGGGAGTTCTATGAGGTAATAATCGAGAATAAGAAGATGATGTACAAGCTGAGCCGCAAGATTGTCGACACCTCCGACGGCCCAAAAGATGCAAAATGGATCTTTGTGTTGAGCACAACGAAAGATTTGTACATAGGCTCG AAGAACAAGGGCACATTTCAGCATTCCAGCTTCCTTGCTGGTGGAGCCACATCTGCCGCCGGGAGACTAGTCGTGGCCGACGGAATCCTAAAG GCTGTCTGGCCTCATAGCGGGCACTACAGGCCCACGGAGGCGAATTTCCGGGAGTTCATGAAGTATCTCAGGAAGAGGGACGTCGATCTCACCAATGTGAAG TTGAGCCCATCAGAAGGCGAGGAGGACGAGTGGCTCAGTCAGAGGGGTAGCCTCACCCAGCCAGACCTAGCACCGGAGACCAGCAAGCCAGAGAAGCAGCAGGACACCCAGCCCCCTCGCGCCGACAAGAAGAAGAAAGTCAAAATCGCTCCGACCACGCCACCTACCACCAGCGGCGGCGAGACGGGCGTTGGCTCGccggggatgaagagatcctcgtcGGGCACCCGGCTGCAGCGGAAGCGGCCGCCGAGGCTGACCGTGAGCAAGGACCGGCTGGGAAAGGGCGCGGCGGAGCAGGACGCCGGCGCGTTCGGGGACTGCCTGGACTTCTGCAAGGAGAACCTGTTCAGGAGCCTCGGCGCCGAGGGCGAGGAGGTTGTGGCTGTGGCGGAGGAGAAGATCATGCACCGGATCAACTGCAAGATGGCGCAGAGATCGTACCAGCTCGGGCAGCAGCTGTCGCTCCGGTGGACCACGGGCGCGGGGCCCCGGATCGGGTGCGTCCGAGACTACCCGCCGGAGCTGCAGTTCCGGTCGCTGGAGCAGGTCAGCCTGTCCCCGCGCGGCGGCGCCGGGCCGCCCAGGTTGGGGCAGAAGAGCCCGTGCGCGCCGCCCCTCGCGTCGTCGCCCCTCGGCGCGGCCGGGACCCCCGCGGCGCCGCCGCTTCTGCAGCACGGCGCGGCGTAG